The Anaerobacillus alkaliphilus genome contains a region encoding:
- a CDS encoding DNA polymerase IV, producing MKQFYPKDGRVIFHVDMNSFYASVEIAFDPTLKGKPVAIAGNAKERRGIIVTSSYEARAKGVKTTMPIWEAKKHCPELIVMEPNFERYREASLKIFQFLKEYTPLVEPVSIDEGYMDITSCYHLGSPLYIAKTIQARLLKELGLPCSIGIAPNKFLAKMASDMKKPLGITVLRKREVQKILWPLKVGEMHGIGQKTAEKLNKLGIITIGDLAQSDPTKLKHSLGVNGEKIFARANGIDNRLVDPESVFEFKTIGNSTTLPVDTKSMEKVKAILANLSDSVARRMARKEVCAETLQVTIRYSDRKTVTRSQTVVNPIDDQSDIYKIALLLFTKHWTGEPIRLLGVTAQQLIDKKNAFKQLDLFNYERDVKKYELTKTMDKLRDRFGEEALLKGSQLMAKKEDRLTDKKTRGTSLEKDFFIENRKDDV from the coding sequence ATGAAACAATTTTATCCGAAAGATGGTCGAGTCATTTTTCATGTAGATATGAATAGTTTTTATGCTTCGGTTGAAATAGCCTTTGATCCAACTTTAAAAGGAAAACCAGTGGCTATTGCTGGTAATGCAAAGGAACGACGTGGGATTATTGTCACGAGTAGTTATGAAGCTAGGGCAAAAGGTGTAAAGACAACCATGCCGATTTGGGAAGCTAAAAAACACTGTCCAGAGCTAATTGTGATGGAACCAAATTTTGAACGTTACCGGGAAGCATCGCTTAAAATTTTTCAATTTTTAAAAGAGTACACTCCGTTAGTAGAACCTGTTTCCATTGATGAAGGGTATATGGATATAACTTCTTGTTACCACTTGGGATCACCTTTATATATCGCTAAGACCATCCAAGCGAGGCTCTTAAAAGAATTAGGCTTACCCTGCAGTATTGGTATTGCTCCTAATAAGTTTTTAGCGAAAATGGCTAGTGATATGAAAAAACCTTTAGGAATAACAGTTTTAAGAAAGCGTGAAGTGCAGAAAATTCTTTGGCCCTTAAAAGTAGGAGAAATGCACGGTATAGGTCAGAAAACTGCGGAAAAGTTAAACAAGCTAGGGATCATTACCATTGGTGATTTAGCTCAGAGTGACCCTACTAAGCTTAAGCATAGCCTTGGTGTCAATGGAGAAAAAATATTTGCTCGTGCAAATGGAATTGACAATCGTTTAGTGGACCCTGAATCTGTCTTTGAATTTAAGACCATTGGTAACTCCACAACACTTCCAGTGGATACGAAAAGTATGGAAAAAGTAAAAGCAATCCTAGCAAATTTATCTGACTCTGTAGCTAGGCGAATGGCTAGAAAAGAGGTGTGTGCGGAAACCCTACAAGTGACCATTCGTTACTCCGATCGAAAAACAGTGACAAGAAGCCAGACAGTAGTAAATCCAATTGATGACCAAAGTGATATATATAAGATTGCTTTACTACTTTTTACTAAGCACTGGACCGGTGAACCGATTCGACTTTTAGGCGTAACAGCACAGCAGTTAATTGATAAGAAAAACGCTTTTAAACAGCTAGATTTATTCAATTACGAACGAGATGTTAAAAAATATGAGCTTACAAAAACTATGGATAAACTTAGAGACCGCTTTGGAGAGGAAGCACTCCTGAAAGGCTCACAATTAATGGCAAAAAAAGAAGACCGCTTAACAGATAAAAAGACTAGAGGAACAAGCTTAGAAAAAGATTTCTTTATTGAAAATAGAAAAGATGATGTCTAG
- a CDS encoding YaaR family protein gives MDVQRIGRTSLNKADIKKTGPQASISFTEIMQKGRDEQAYAKLDKLMQDIEDQGKLLADTRTVDELRKYKALVKEFMEDAVKLGLSLEERRGFNRRGRTKIYKIVKEVDRKLLDLTDAVLKKEKSGLEILDMVGEIKGLIVNVYA, from the coding sequence ATGGACGTACAAAGAATTGGACGGACAAGTTTAAATAAAGCAGATATAAAAAAGACTGGTCCACAGGCTAGTATTTCTTTCACAGAAATAATGCAAAAAGGTCGAGATGAGCAAGCATATGCTAAGCTTGATAAATTAATGCAAGATATTGAAGATCAAGGGAAGTTGCTTGCAGATACCCGTACGGTAGACGAGCTGCGTAAATATAAGGCTCTTGTAAAGGAGTTTATGGAGGATGCTGTTAAGTTAGGTCTTAGTCTTGAGGAACGACGTGGTTTTAACCGTCGTGGTCGTACAAAAATCTACAAGATAGTTAAAGAAGTTGATCGTAAACTACTGGACTTAACAGATGCTGTACTTAAAAAAGAAAAAAGTGGTCTGGAAATTCTTGATATGGTAGGAGAAATTAAAGGTCTGATTGTTAACGTTTATGCATAA
- the fliS gene encoding flagellar export chaperone FliS, whose protein sequence is MTLITKEALHKKSPQELTALLYEACINNLEEAKAAILNKNYILANQKLKKSNDILERLGAGLNYEAGIIADQLELVYNYISDKLVEANYNKDVSIIDETLKLLIEISSSWHQAMRNNKDTQPKTMKRKTIAYEQTAIYDN, encoded by the coding sequence GTGACACTTATAACAAAAGAAGCACTTCATAAAAAGTCTCCACAAGAACTTACAGCTCTGCTTTACGAAGCTTGCATTAATAATCTTGAAGAGGCCAAAGCAGCTATTTTGAACAAAAATTATATATTAGCAAATCAAAAACTAAAAAAATCTAACGATATACTAGAACGTTTAGGTGCAGGTTTAAACTATGAAGCTGGTATCATTGCAGATCAGTTAGAACTAGTGTATAACTATATTTCCGACAAACTTGTTGAAGCTAATTACAATAAAGATGTTAGTATTATAGACGAAACGTTAAAGTTATTAATTGAAATCTCATCTTCATGGCATCAGGCTATGAGGAATAATAAAGATACACAACCTAAAACAATGAAGCGAAAAACAATAGCTTACGAGCAAACAGCTATTTATGATAATTAA
- a CDS encoding flagellin — MKINNNIQALNAYRNLTANQFSTSKNLERLSSGLRINRAADDAAGLAISEKMRSQIRGLQMAERNALDAVSLIQTAEGALNETHAILQRMRELSVQAANDTNTEDDRKEIQNEIKQLKDELNRIGKETEFNTQKLIDGSQGVKKTSAELTGGVKVNFVQSVAITDNVETKNNSFVLTLADGANTMNLSVNVSEGIFTNPVELTVAVENAIKQAAEAFDSANGGSIAAAAVADLKLNFQVETNETSPAYGQIKYSFTNSNTTYDMKFDGATNADNDIFNKFLGFGTSTLTVAKQTGLDPVVIVAASFSIDNNNNPNKFNDFSVKLEDGINPGANQNNELKMTIDGLTVTGYVPEGNYDNATDLAKATYNAILGIDTTNPTWSSFASNPTSAEWNSLVNNSSDGLISSVNALSDDQLKDKGYNGQSDDMKAAYFKDLVGLKTDGTTQLKVEFNTDGKLEIFGPAEMKFDESSQVANSLGMTRVNADIKNAGLSMQIGSNSNQTLVIDIGDMRATALGATEINGKNLFVNDIDVTSHEGAQNAMKVLDNAIQQVSSERSKLGAFQNRLEHTINNLQVTRENLTSSESRIRDADMALEMTNFTKNNILNQAGTAMLAQANQLPQGVLQLLQ, encoded by the coding sequence TTGAAAATTAATAACAATATCCAGGCATTAAATGCATACCGTAACTTAACTGCAAATCAGTTTTCAACATCAAAAAATTTAGAAAGACTTTCTTCAGGTTTACGTATTAACCGTGCAGCAGATGACGCAGCTGGTCTAGCAATTTCTGAAAAAATGCGTTCTCAAATTCGTGGTTTACAAATGGCAGAAAGAAATGCCCTAGATGCGGTCTCATTAATACAAACAGCTGAAGGAGCATTAAACGAAACACATGCTATACTCCAACGTATGCGAGAGCTTTCTGTACAAGCGGCTAACGATACAAATACAGAAGATGATCGTAAAGAAATTCAAAACGAAATTAAGCAATTAAAAGACGAGTTAAATCGAATCGGTAAAGAAACTGAGTTTAACACACAAAAGCTTATTGATGGCTCACAAGGTGTGAAAAAGACAAGTGCTGAATTGACAGGTGGAGTAAAGGTTAATTTTGTTCAGTCAGTTGCAATTACTGATAATGTTGAGACAAAAAACAATTCATTTGTTTTAACATTAGCCGATGGAGCAAATACTATGAATTTATCCGTAAATGTTTCTGAAGGGATTTTCACAAATCCAGTCGAACTAACAGTGGCTGTTGAAAATGCTATTAAACAAGCTGCAGAAGCTTTTGATAGTGCTAATGGGGGAAGTATAGCAGCAGCAGCAGTAGCTGATTTGAAACTAAATTTTCAAGTAGAAACTAATGAAACATCACCTGCTTACGGACAAATAAAATATAGCTTTACTAACTCGAACACTACCTATGATATGAAATTTGATGGTGCAACAAATGCTGATAATGATATTTTTAATAAGTTTTTAGGTTTTGGTACTTCTACACTAACGGTAGCTAAGCAAACCGGTCTTGATCCTGTTGTAATAGTTGCTGCATCATTCTCAATAGATAACAATAATAACCCTAATAAATTCAATGATTTTTCTGTAAAACTAGAAGATGGGATTAACCCTGGTGCAAACCAAAACAATGAATTAAAAATGACAATTGATGGACTAACGGTAACTGGTTATGTTCCAGAAGGAAACTATGATAATGCTACTGACCTAGCAAAGGCAACTTATAATGCAATATTAGGTATCGACACAACAAACCCTACATGGTCCTCATTTGCATCAAATCCGACGAGTGCTGAATGGAATAGTCTAGTAAATAATTCGTCTGATGGACTTATTTCTTCTGTTAATGCTCTTTCTGATGACCAATTAAAAGATAAAGGTTATAACGGTCAATCTGATGACATGAAAGCAGCTTACTTTAAGGACCTAGTTGGTTTAAAAACTGATGGAACGACTCAACTTAAAGTTGAGTTTAATACCGATGGTAAGCTAGAGATTTTTGGACCAGCGGAAATGAAGTTCGACGAATCTTCACAGGTTGCTAACTCATTAGGTATGACTAGAGTAAATGCTGATATTAAAAATGCTGGACTAAGTATGCAAATTGGTTCAAATAGTAATCAAACATTAGTAATTGATATTGGTGATATGCGTGCTACTGCTTTGGGTGCAACTGAGATTAATGGAAAAAATCTTTTTGTTAACGACATTGACGTAACATCTCATGAAGGTGCACAGAATGCTATGAAAGTTTTAGATAACGCTATTCAACAAGTGTCATCAGAACGTTCTAAATTAGGGGCGTTCCAAAACCGATTAGAACACACAATTAATAACTTGCAGGTTACTCGTGAAAACCTAACTTCTTCTGAATCTCGTATTCGTGACGCTGATATGGCTCTTGAAATGACGAATTTTACAAAGAATAACATCTTAAACCAAGCTGGTACTGCCATGCTTGCACAAGCAAACCAATTGCCACAAGGTGTTCTTCAATTATTACAATAA
- a CDS encoding EscU/YscU/HrcU family type III secretion system export apparatus switch protein — protein sequence MMISKHFNHKQRKIVNGPTAAVIRYDDSSDKGPQVVAHGKGHVANQIIELAKKNNIHMQEDPMLVENLIDMDLGDNIPPQLYAVMAEILLLIEQMEKKY from the coding sequence ATGATGATTTCAAAGCACTTTAATCATAAGCAAAGAAAGATCGTCAATGGTCCAACAGCTGCGGTCATTCGCTACGATGATAGCTCTGATAAAGGACCACAAGTTGTTGCACATGGAAAGGGTCATGTGGCAAATCAAATCATTGAACTGGCTAAGAAAAATAATATCCATATGCAAGAAGACCCTATGCTAGTTGAAAATTTAATAGATATGGATTTAGGAGATAATATTCCTCCCCAACTTTATGCAGTGATGGCAGAAATATTATTATTAATAGAGCAAATGGAGAAAAAATATTAA